From the genome of Blautia pseudococcoides, one region includes:
- a CDS encoding ABC transporter ATP-binding protein, which yields MAAYEEQDYNKPFSFKTWAKMLPFFKPYTKFFAITIGLNLILAGIDVLVPLFQSYAIDHFIALNTLKGLNVFALVYVAMIVTQTVSVYLSVHAATTIEMNVGKDLKKAQFEHLQTLSFSYYNTTPVGYIHARVMSDTLKIAGMIAWGLVDMFWAFIYVVSVFVIMFLLNWKLALIIMLVVPFIAVLTVYFQNKILHWNRRVRKVNSQITSAYNEGITGVRTSKSMVIEEDNQKNFRSITKNMHQAATKSAMLNAVYIPTILFFSSVAAAIVLARGGYMVQSQVMQLGTLSVFISYAVVIFEPIQQLARLLADLISCQASIERVMDLLEQQSNVTDAPEVVEKYGDMFEAKKENWERIEGDIVFEDVSFRYPDGKEYVLEHFNLHVPAGMNVAIVGETGAGKSTLVNLLGRFFEPTKGRILIDGKDYRERSQLWLHSQIGYVLQNPHLFSGTLYDNIRYGRLEATDEEVREAARKVSADIVAGKLEKGYESNVGESGGRLSTGEKQLISFARAILANPSIFVLDEATSSIDTQTEQLIQEATDQLLRGHTSFVIAHRLSTIRQADLILVVKDGKIIEEGSHKELLRQKGYYYDLYSRQFEEESAMQILAGDNGI from the coding sequence ATGGCGGCATACGAAGAACAAGATTATAACAAACCCTTCAGCTTTAAGACATGGGCTAAAATGCTGCCCTTTTTTAAACCGTATACGAAATTTTTTGCCATTACCATAGGCCTGAATCTGATCCTGGCGGGGATTGATGTGCTGGTTCCTTTGTTTCAGAGCTATGCCATCGACCATTTTATCGCACTGAACACATTAAAAGGGCTGAATGTTTTTGCTCTGGTCTATGTGGCAATGATAGTGACACAGACAGTATCCGTATATCTGTCTGTCCATGCAGCCACCACCATTGAGATGAATGTGGGAAAGGATTTGAAGAAAGCGCAGTTTGAGCATCTTCAGACATTGTCATTTTCCTATTATAATACCACCCCGGTGGGCTATATCCATGCCAGAGTCATGAGTGATACCCTGAAGATAGCGGGAATGATCGCATGGGGACTGGTGGATATGTTCTGGGCGTTTATCTATGTGGTCAGTGTATTTGTGATCATGTTTCTGCTGAACTGGAAACTGGCGCTTATCATCATGCTGGTGGTGCCCTTTATTGCAGTCCTCACCGTATATTTCCAGAATAAGATCCTTCACTGGAACAGAAGAGTGAGGAAGGTCAATTCCCAGATCACCAGTGCTTACAATGAGGGGATCACAGGGGTGAGAACCTCAAAAAGTATGGTGATCGAGGAGGATAACCAGAAGAATTTCCGCAGTATTACAAAGAATATGCATCAGGCGGCAACCAAATCTGCCATGCTGAACGCCGTGTATATTCCGACTATATTATTTTTCAGCTCCGTGGCAGCTGCTATTGTGCTGGCAAGGGGCGGATATATGGTGCAGAGCCAGGTGATGCAGCTTGGAACCCTGTCTGTGTTCATCTCTTATGCGGTGGTTATTTTCGAGCCCATACAGCAGCTTGCCCGTCTTCTGGCGGATCTGATCTCCTGCCAGGCCAGTATTGAGCGTGTTATGGATCTGCTGGAGCAGCAGTCCAATGTGACAGATGCACCGGAAGTGGTTGAAAAATACGGGGATATGTTTGAGGCAAAGAAGGAGAACTGGGAGAGGATAGAGGGGGATATTGTCTTTGAGGACGTATCTTTCCGGTATCCGGACGGAAAAGAATATGTGCTGGAACATTTCAATCTGCATGTGCCCGCGGGAATGAATGTAGCCATTGTGGGGGAGACCGGGGCAGGAAAATCCACCCTGGTGAATCTGCTGGGCAGGTTTTTTGAACCTACCAAAGGCCGTATCCTCATTGACGGAAAAGATTACCGGGAACGGTCACAGCTCTGGCTGCACAGCCAGATAGGGTATGTGCTGCAGAATCCCCATCTGTTTTCCGGTACGCTTTATGACAACATCCGGTACGGGCGCCTGGAGGCCACGGACGAGGAGGTCCGGGAGGCCGCAAGGAAGGTTTCCGCGGATATTGTGGCAGGCAAGCTGGAAAAAGGGTATGAGAGTAATGTGGGAGAGAGCGGAGGCAGGCTGTCCACAGGAGAGAAGCAGTTGATATCTTTTGCGCGGGCGATTCTGGCAAATCCCAGTATTTTCGTGCTGGATGAGGCCACGTCCTCCATTGATACCCAGACGGAACAGTTAATACAGGAAGCCACAGACCAGCTTCTGAGGGGGCATACCTCCTTTGTCATAGCCCACAGGCTTTCCACCATCCGTCAGGCAGATCTGATCCTGGTGGTGAAAGACGGAAAGATCATTGAGGAGGGAAGCCACAAAGAGCTGTTAAGACAGAAGGGATATTATTATGATCTGTATTCCAGGCAGTTCGAGGAAGAATCGGCAATGCAGATTTTAGCTGGAGATAATGGAATTTAG
- a CDS encoding GGDEF domain-containing protein, with translation MLKEKLHSLIRFPYEEKYRDQLELGMVSLNYKSERTIAFVMLVMQLFMIIVFTFRPGSIFYSYRRLRYVIAYAVLAAGLIVLLTIHKRAKNNWRLHARLCTAFGILLVFWISFISYLDSLGGLSIIVYCSFLPMMAAFLILPPHILSILHIVTCILTNCLVLGTPYGQENVFSTMINSSFICLLSIVYSYRLYHARLAGIYDKIIIDQKNQQLEAANEKLDRLSMTDTLTTLGNRRYLEESVKSPLEKYGVHMGSLAVLLLDIDFFKQYNDRYGHQQGDVCLKTVASVLSSFSEQEDFHAVRYGGEEFLLVTTGLPAEEMVAKAEQIRMSVASTQIAGPQKTKTSVTVSIGVSYHSSWKPGLLETAIEEADRALYRAKQNGRNQTELYS, from the coding sequence ATGTTAAAAGAAAAATTACATTCTCTTATCCGCTTTCCTTACGAGGAAAAATACCGTGACCAGCTGGAACTGGGAATGGTATCTTTAAATTATAAATCCGAACGGACCATTGCTTTTGTTATGCTGGTCATGCAGCTATTTATGATCATAGTCTTTACCTTTCGTCCAGGCAGTATCTTTTACAGTTACCGCAGACTGCGTTATGTGATAGCCTATGCTGTGCTGGCTGCAGGACTGATCGTGCTTTTGACCATACATAAGCGTGCCAAAAACAACTGGCGGCTGCATGCAAGACTCTGCACCGCCTTTGGAATACTGCTGGTCTTCTGGATCAGCTTTATCTCCTATCTGGATTCCCTGGGTGGTCTGAGCATTATTGTATACTGCTCTTTTCTCCCCATGATGGCCGCCTTTCTCATACTGCCGCCACATATTTTAAGTATCCTGCATATTGTTACCTGTATCCTGACAAACTGTCTGGTACTTGGGACCCCTTACGGACAGGAAAATGTGTTCAGCACAATGATAAACAGCAGCTTCATCTGCCTGTTATCCATTGTTTATTCCTACCGCCTGTACCACGCCCGTCTGGCCGGTATCTATGACAAGATCATCATTGACCAGAAAAACCAACAGTTGGAGGCAGCCAATGAAAAACTGGACCGTCTGTCCATGACAGATACCCTGACCACCCTTGGCAATAGACGCTACCTGGAGGAATCCGTGAAATCTCCTCTTGAAAAATATGGTGTACATATGGGTTCCCTGGCGGTTCTGCTGCTGGACATTGACTTTTTCAAACAGTACAATGACCGCTATGGACATCAGCAGGGAGATGTATGTCTCAAGACTGTCGCCTCTGTCTTATCTTCTTTTTCAGAACAGGAAGATTTTCATGCGGTCCGATACGGAGGGGAAGAGTTTCTACTGGTGACAACCGGCCTTCCCGCTGAGGAGATGGTGGCAAAAGCGGAACAAATCCGCATGTCTGTGGCATCCACCCAAATAGCCGGCCCGCAGAAAACAAAAACCTCCGTGACTGTCAGTATTGGCGTGTCTTATCATAGCTCATGGAAGCCCGGTCTTCTGGAAACGGCTATAGAGGAGGCTGACAGAGCACTGTACCGGGCAAAACAAAACGGGCGCAACCAGACAGAACTATACTCCTAA
- a CDS encoding tyrosine-type recombinase/integrase — protein MSRKGENIRKRKDGRWEARYMKGRDMNGKIRYGYLYGRSYKEVKEKKIRMISEYPAFFTYGSQPSALLEDDRICTVSAHWKNHIRYTVKESTYSNYGEILENHILPALGETSVRKFTNQTLLSFVQRELEKGMSYGSIHVIMGVLKNILHYGQELGCLPAELLKFPRIPAGSKEIRIMSKEDFRKLDACLSEGSDPFTFGILLCMYTGIRVGELCGLKWEDIDFNHRKIYIRRTVTRVKNLDMTLIEGQGVCPRTRLNIGTPKTSTSMREIPLPDRLLSIGTALKKNGRCFLLTGTENCVEPRTVQRRYASLLKKCQIPHIKIHSLRHQFSCRWIEQGFDTKSLSEILGHTSVKTTLDLYVHIQAETKREYMNRLTTP, from the coding sequence ATGTCAAGAAAAGGTGAAAACATCAGGAAAAGGAAAGACGGTCGTTGGGAGGCCCGTTATATGAAAGGGCGGGATATGAACGGTAAGATCAGGTACGGTTATCTGTATGGCAGGTCATACAAAGAGGTTAAGGAGAAGAAGATAAGAATGATATCAGAATATCCGGCCTTTTTTACATACGGCAGCCAGCCCTCTGCTTTGCTGGAGGATGACAGGATCTGCACGGTCAGCGCGCATTGGAAAAACCATATCCGTTATACGGTCAAGGAAAGCACCTATTCAAATTACGGTGAGATACTGGAGAACCATATCCTCCCTGCGTTGGGAGAGACTTCTGTGAGAAAATTTACAAACCAAACCCTTTTAAGTTTTGTCCAGCGGGAGCTGGAGAAGGGAATGTCCTACGGAAGTATACATGTGATCATGGGCGTTTTGAAGAACATACTGCATTACGGACAGGAACTGGGATGCCTTCCTGCCGAACTTCTTAAGTTTCCGCGCATTCCTGCAGGGAGTAAGGAAATCCGGATCATGAGCAAAGAGGATTTCAGAAAGCTGGATGCCTGCTTGAGTGAAGGCTCGGATCCATTTACATTTGGCATTCTTTTGTGCATGTATACGGGCATACGTGTAGGGGAGTTGTGCGGACTGAAATGGGAGGACATAGATTTTAACCACCGCAAAATCTATATCCGCCGGACCGTAACACGTGTAAAGAACCTGGATATGACCCTTATAGAGGGGCAAGGGGTATGCCCGCGGACGCGGCTCAACATTGGCACGCCTAAGACCTCTACTTCCATGCGTGAAATCCCCCTTCCGGACCGGCTGCTGTCAATTGGCACAGCATTAAAGAAAAATGGCAGATGCTTTCTCCTTACAGGTACGGAAAATTGTGTGGAACCCCGCACAGTCCAGCGAAGGTACGCGTCCCTTCTGAAAAAATGCCAGATACCTCACATAAAAATCCATTCCCTCCGTCACCAGTTTTCCTGCCGCTGGATTGAGCAGGGGTTTGACACAAAATCCCTGTCGGAGATTCTGGGACATACTTCTGTGAAAACAACACTTGATCTTTATGTACATATACAGGCTGAGACAAAGCGTGAATATATGAACCGGCTCACAACACCCTGA
- a CDS encoding MurR/RpiR family transcriptional regulator has protein sequence MNEIKELLKSTKLTKTGKVIAEFIIDNIEEACFMTSTDIAMKLEVSESSVIRFSRALGFTGFMDFQRNLRNSYKDNVYSMSSNITVPYERLKMSMERGEANFMEEFLVNTETNISSVLKNNSRETFDRAADFIIKSRKKFVIASRANSGVGAYTYFLLKHMLPDVYPTNDSNANVIDHLSDIGKEDCVIVFSFPRYSKLDMMAVQMAEDAGSGIVVITDKRSALLAQYADIVFTVGLNSSTFFNSYVGVEFLVEMLCADINNKIGCSNEDKLKNIDKYINELQVY, from the coding sequence ATGAATGAAATAAAAGAATTGCTCAAAAGCACAAAACTTACCAAGACTGGCAAGGTCATTGCAGAATTTATCATAGATAACATAGAGGAGGCCTGCTTCATGACCTCCACAGATATAGCCATGAAGCTGGAGGTCAGTGAATCCTCTGTCATCCGCTTTTCCAGAGCCCTGGGATTTACCGGGTTCATGGACTTTCAGCGGAATCTGCGGAACAGCTATAAAGACAATGTGTACAGTATGTCCAGTAACATCACCGTCCCCTATGAGCGGCTGAAAATGAGCATGGAACGGGGCGAAGCCAATTTTATGGAAGAATTTCTGGTGAACACGGAAACCAATATCTCTTCTGTCTTAAAGAACAATTCCAGGGAAACCTTTGACAGGGCCGCTGATTTCATAATCAAAAGCCGGAAAAAATTTGTGATCGCTTCCAGAGCCAATTCCGGTGTGGGGGCCTATACTTATTTTCTGTTAAAACATATGCTGCCGGATGTATACCCTACCAATGATTCCAATGCCAATGTCATTGACCACTTAAGTGACATTGGAAAAGAAGACTGTGTTATCGTCTTCAGTTTCCCCAGATATTCCAAGCTGGATATGATGGCAGTCCAGATGGCGGAGGATGCCGGCTCAGGTATTGTGGTGATCACGGATAAGAGAAGTGCGCTTCTGGCCCAGTACGCGGACATTGTATTCACCGTAGGCCTTAACAGCAGCACCTTTTTTAACTCTTATGTGGGTGTGGAATTTCTCGTGGAAATGTTATGCGCGGATATCAATAACAAAATCGGCTGTTCCAATGAGGACAAATTAAAAAATATTGATAAATATATCAATGAACTGCAGGTGTACTAA
- the ald gene encoding alanine dehydrogenase has protein sequence MRVGCVKEIKNNEYRVGLTPDNVVSYVNAGHEVYIENEAGIGSGFTTDEYRKAGAVILDSAKEVWDRSEMMVKVKEPLQEEYQYFHEGLILYTYLHLAADRPLTDALLSSKVKGVAYETLIERNGSLPLLAPMSQIAGRLSIQEGAKYLEKPFGGSGVLLSGVPGTPKANVVILGGGNVGTNACKIAIGMGANVTITDINLNRLAYLDDIFGARIQTLYSTDAAIENAVADADLVIGSVLIPGKAAPKIMKKAYLKNMRPGSVIVDVAVDQGGCCETTKVTYHDDPTFVVDGVVHYCVGNMPGAVPRTSTIALTNATLKYGLEIAGKGLETACKENNVVYSAINTYNGLSTCKNVSLSFNMENTDVTTLF, from the coding sequence ATGAGAGTAGGATGCGTGAAGGAAATCAAAAACAATGAATATCGTGTGGGTTTAACCCCGGATAATGTTGTCTCTTATGTCAATGCGGGCCATGAAGTCTATATTGAGAATGAGGCTGGCATTGGCTCTGGATTTACCACAGATGAGTATAGAAAAGCAGGAGCCGTGATTCTTGATTCTGCAAAAGAAGTCTGGGATAGATCGGAGATGATGGTAAAAGTAAAAGAGCCGCTTCAGGAAGAGTACCAATATTTCCATGAGGGACTTATCCTTTATACCTACCTGCATCTTGCAGCGGACCGTCCTCTTACAGATGCGCTGCTTTCATCCAAAGTAAAAGGCGTGGCCTATGAAACCCTGATCGAGAGAAACGGCAGCCTGCCGCTTTTGGCACCTATGAGCCAGATAGCCGGACGTCTCAGCATTCAGGAGGGCGCAAAATATCTGGAAAAACCCTTTGGAGGCTCCGGTGTTCTCCTTTCCGGCGTGCCGGGCACACCAAAAGCCAATGTAGTCATTCTGGGCGGCGGCAATGTAGGTACCAATGCCTGCAAAATTGCCATAGGAATGGGAGCTAATGTGACGATCACGGATATTAATCTGAACCGCCTTGCCTATCTGGACGATATTTTCGGTGCGAGGATCCAGACATTGTACAGCACAGACGCTGCCATTGAAAATGCAGTTGCTGATGCGGACCTGGTCATCGGCTCTGTTCTGATCCCGGGAAAAGCAGCCCCTAAGATCATGAAGAAAGCGTATCTGAAAAATATGAGACCGGGTAGTGTGATCGTGGATGTTGCAGTGGACCAGGGCGGATGCTGCGAGACAACAAAAGTCACCTATCACGATGATCCAACCTTCGTTGTGGATGGTGTAGTGCATTACTGTGTGGGAAATATGCCGGGCGCTGTACCCAGAACATCCACCATTGCACTGACCAACGCAACCCTGAAATATGGTCTTGAGATTGCCGGAAAGGGACTTGAGACAGCATGCAAAGAAAATAATGTTGTGTATTCTGCTATTAATACGTATAATGGATTAAGTACATGCAAAAATGTATCGTTAAGTTTCAATATGGAAAATACAGATGTTACAACCTTGTTCTGA
- a CDS encoding alanine/glycine:cation symporter family protein, giving the protein MDSILHLLEKVQAVVWGPPTMILLVGTGLYFTLRLKCLQVTRLPRALRYIFEKEEGEGDVSAFGSLCTALAATIGTGSIVGVATALRVGGPGALFWMWVSAFVGMATKYAEGLLAVKYRTVDENGQIAGGPMYYIQNGMGKRWIWLAKLFAFFGIITALLGCGTFPQVNAITESASEAFHLPVAAIGIVVTMAVAAVVLGGLKSISRVAELVVPVMAAAYVIGSFAVLFVNASAIPRAFSLIFESAFTPHAMLGGAGGTILISVMTAMRTGFARGIYTNEAGLGSSPIVVAAAKTKSCVRQGLISMTSVFFTTIIICTMTGIVVITSGLLETTDLDGGLLSNAAFNASLPGDMGMYMVTIGLIFFSFTTIIGWCYYGERCLVYLLNSVKYILPYKMVYIACIAVAPFLSLKPIWLLADITNACMAFPNLIGLLGLSSVVIAETKAFFREEKEKDKEKDRGIAPT; this is encoded by the coding sequence ATGGATAGTATTCTGCATTTGCTGGAAAAAGTACAGGCAGTTGTTTGGGGACCGCCTACTATGATTTTGTTAGTTGGGACAGGCTTATATTTTACATTGAGGCTGAAATGTCTGCAGGTTACACGTCTTCCGAGAGCACTGCGGTACATTTTTGAAAAAGAGGAGGGGGAAGGTGATGTGTCGGCATTCGGTTCCCTGTGTACGGCTCTGGCAGCAACCATTGGAACCGGCAGTATCGTGGGGGTTGCCACGGCACTGCGTGTGGGAGGACCGGGTGCGCTTTTCTGGATGTGGGTTTCCGCTTTTGTGGGGATGGCTACAAAATACGCGGAAGGCCTGCTTGCAGTCAAATACCGTACAGTGGATGAAAACGGGCAGATCGCAGGCGGCCCTATGTACTATATCCAGAACGGCATGGGAAAAAGATGGATCTGGCTTGCAAAGCTGTTTGCCTTTTTTGGCATCATCACAGCACTGCTGGGCTGCGGTACCTTTCCTCAGGTAAATGCCATCACAGAGTCAGCCAGTGAAGCGTTCCATCTTCCGGTGGCAGCTATTGGCATTGTGGTTACCATGGCGGTGGCGGCTGTTGTCCTGGGAGGCCTGAAATCTATCTCACGCGTAGCAGAGCTGGTGGTTCCGGTAATGGCGGCGGCTTATGTGATCGGCTCCTTTGCAGTGCTTTTCGTCAACGCTTCAGCCATACCCAGAGCCTTTTCCCTTATCTTTGAGTCAGCGTTTACCCCTCATGCCATGCTGGGCGGCGCCGGAGGGACTATTTTGATCTCTGTTATGACAGCCATGCGGACAGGCTTTGCAAGAGGAATTTACACAAATGAAGCCGGTCTTGGCAGTTCCCCCATCGTTGTGGCCGCGGCAAAGACAAAATCCTGTGTGCGTCAGGGGCTTATTTCCATGACCAGTGTTTTCTTTACCACCATCATTATCTGCACCATGACCGGCATTGTTGTGATCACTTCCGGTCTGCTGGAGACCACAGATCTGGACGGAGGCCTGCTTTCCAATGCGGCGTTTAATGCCAGCCTTCCCGGAGATATGGGGATGTATATGGTGACGATCGGCCTTATTTTCTTCTCTTTCACCACCATTATCGGCTGGTGTTATTATGGGGAACGCTGTCTGGTATATCTGTTAAACAGTGTGAAATACATACTTCCGTACAAGATGGTTTATATTGCATGTATCGCAGTGGCACCGTTTTTATCCCTGAAACCGATCTGGCTGCTGGCAGATATCACCAATGCATGTATGGCTTTTCCAAATCTCATTGGGCTTCTGGGGCTCAGCTCTGTTGTGATCGCGGAGACAAAGGCATTTTTCCGGGAGGAAAAAGAGAAAGACAAAGAAAAAGACCGGGGGATTGCCCCCACATAA
- a CDS encoding tyrosine-type recombinase/integrase, with the protein MRRDIITRAMIEEFQNYLWEHEKAKLTIQKYISEIENLKEFLQGQPIGKSRLLEYRGQLQERYKARTVNAKLSAINAYLVFSGMEACKVKLLKIQHCSFIEENKELSEAEYRRLLSSAGKLKNKRMYYLLLTFGGTGIRVSELPFITVEAVRTGRADINLKGKNRTVILPKKLTDKLSRYAKEQGIHTGAVFCTSSGKKLDRSNICHDMKKLCKEANVDVHKVSPHNFRHLFARCFYAVHKNLAHLADILGHSSVETTRIYVQTSIREHERIISKMKLVV; encoded by the coding sequence ATGAGAAGAGACATAATTACCAGAGCTATGATCGAGGAGTTTCAAAATTATTTATGGGAACACGAGAAGGCCAAGCTGACAATACAAAAGTATATTTCCGAAATCGAAAATCTAAAAGAATTTCTACAGGGACAGCCAATCGGGAAAAGCCGGCTGCTGGAGTATAGGGGACAATTACAGGAAAGGTATAAAGCCCGCACGGTTAATGCAAAGCTGTCGGCTATCAATGCATATCTTGTCTTTTCCGGCATGGAGGCTTGTAAAGTGAAGTTATTGAAGATTCAGCATTGTTCTTTTATTGAAGAGAATAAGGAACTTTCAGAAGCTGAATATCGGCGGCTGCTGTCAAGTGCAGGGAAACTGAAAAATAAAAGAATGTATTATTTACTGCTGACGTTTGGCGGGACGGGAATCCGGGTCAGCGAGCTTCCGTTTATAACCGTGGAGGCTGTCCGCACAGGGCGTGCAGATATTAATCTGAAAGGAAAAAACAGAACGGTCATACTGCCAAAGAAATTAACGGATAAATTGAGCCGATATGCCAAAGAGCAGGGAATTCACACAGGCGCCGTATTCTGCACCTCCAGTGGAAAAAAACTGGACCGCTCCAACATCTGCCATGACATGAAAAAATTATGCAAAGAAGCAAATGTGGATGTCCATAAAGTATCCCCCCATAATTTTCGGCATTTATTTGCCCGCTGTTTTTACGCGGTTCATAAAAATCTGGCCCATTTAGCAGATATACTGGGGCATTCTTCTGTTGAGACCACACGAATCTATGTTCAGACAAGTATCCGGGAGCATGAGCGTATTATTTCCAAGATGAAGTTAGTGGTTTAA
- a CDS encoding sugar ABC transporter permease: MDFWESLVMTFKYAVGVVLAVHILTFLLAYLLTKGYRGQGVYRTGFFIPNLIGGVVLHKMNYVQMIKHG, from the coding sequence TTGGATTTCTGGGAATCACTGGTCATGACCTTCAAATATGCGGTTGGAGTTGTACTGGCAGTCCATATACTTACATTTTTACTTGCATATCTGTTGACAAAAGGATATAGAGGGCAGGGTGTTTACAGGACCGGATTCTTCATCCCGAACCTGATCGGCGGTGTGGTACTCCATAAGATGAATTATGTGCAGATGATAAAACATGGATAA
- a CDS encoding HlyC/CorC family transporter — protein sequence MESDSLSLIIIVFCIIMSAYFSATETAFSSLNRIRVKNMAEKGNKRAALVMRLSESYDSLLSTILIGNNIVNIASASLATVIFVKMLGDEAGASVSTVVTTIVVLIFGEVSPKSIAKESPEKFAMFSAPILNIFVVLLTPANFLFKQWKKLLSLVFQTSSDPSITEEELLTIVEEAEQEGGIDEQEGTLIRSAIEFSELEAADILTPRIDVTGISADAGKEEIADVFVRTGYSRLPVYETSIDNIIGIIYQKDFHNYIANTDKDIQAIIRPALFISKGKQVGALLKELQKKKSHIAVVLDEFGGTIGIVTLEDILEELVGEIWDEHDKVIEEIEKIAETEYLVMGSANIEKVFEMLGKEEEFEVLTVSGWVMDQMGQVPMEGSSFTCGNLEVQVIKMAGKRVEKVRITIIPDPAAGE from the coding sequence ATGGAAAGTGATAGTTTATCTTTGATTATTATTGTGTTCTGTATTATCATGTCAGCTTATTTTTCAGCTACCGAGACCGCGTTCTCATCCCTGAACCGAATCCGGGTAAAGAATATGGCAGAGAAAGGAAACAAAAGGGCAGCGCTGGTAATGCGTCTTTCAGAGAGTTATGACAGCCTGCTGTCAACCATACTCATCGGAAACAATATTGTGAACATTGCATCCGCGTCCCTGGCGACGGTCATATTTGTGAAAATGCTGGGGGATGAGGCAGGGGCCAGTGTTTCCACGGTGGTCACAACCATTGTGGTGCTCATATTCGGAGAGGTGTCTCCTAAGAGTATAGCCAAAGAATCCCCGGAAAAGTTTGCCATGTTTTCCGCGCCTATCCTGAATATTTTTGTCGTCCTGCTGACGCCGGCTAATTTTTTGTTTAAGCAGTGGAAAAAACTGCTCTCCCTTGTATTCCAAACATCCAGCGACCCGTCTATCACAGAGGAAGAACTTCTGACTATCGTGGAGGAGGCTGAGCAGGAGGGCGGCATTGATGAGCAGGAGGGAACCTTGATCCGGAGCGCCATCGAATTTTCAGAGCTGGAAGCAGCGGATATACTGACTCCCCGGATAGATGTCACAGGGATATCCGCCGATGCCGGGAAAGAGGAGATCGCGGATGTGTTTGTACGGACCGGTTATTCCAGACTGCCGGTGTATGAGACATCTATTGATAACATCATCGGAATTATCTATCAGAAAGATTTTCACAATTACATAGCGAATACAGATAAGGATATCCAGGCCATTATCCGCCCGGCCCTGTTTATCTCAAAAGGGAAGCAGGTGGGGGCGCTGCTTAAAGAACTGCAGAAGAAGAAATCCCATATTGCAGTAGTGCTGGATGAATTTGGAGGAACCATCGGCATCGTTACCCTGGAGGATATTTTAGAGGAATTGGTGGGGGAAATCTGGGATGAACATGACAAGGTAATAGAGGAAATTGAAAAAATAGCAGAGACAGAATATCTGGTCATGGGAAGTGCCAACATCGAAAAAGTATTTGAGATGCTGGGAAAAGAAGAAGAATTTGAGGTACTCACAGTGAGCGGCTGGGTCATGGACCAGATGGGGCAGGTGCCAATGGAGGGCAGCAGTTTTACCTGCGGGAACCTGGAAGTACAGGTAATAAAAATGGCAGGAAAACGGGTAGAAAAGGTACGGATCACCATAATACCCGATCCTGCCGCAGGAGAATAA
- a CDS encoding metallophosphoesterase has product MKNIFKYIIKPFLFLILILCILLIYAHFVEPNLLVKTTYTVQAPSDVKECKIVYFSDTHLGNLYDQEHLSRIVEKINSQDPDIVVFGGDLLDNYARDQEILDLDFIKSKLKEISPDSKKYAVYGNHDYGGGASRVYSDLMENGGFTILNNTSLYLEEFNLRMTGFDDYLLGSTDPELYQSREEAFTVLLSHEPDVAQLISMPQAGLMLSGHSHGGQVTLPFLTEHSLPIGATKYIKGHYPECGISANLSLYVSKGIGMTVLPFRFLNPPEIMVLQIRN; this is encoded by the coding sequence TTGAAGAACATATTCAAATACATAATAAAACCATTTTTATTTCTCATCCTGATACTGTGCATACTTCTTATCTATGCGCATTTTGTGGAGCCTAACCTGTTGGTAAAAACAACATACACTGTGCAGGCCCCTTCCGATGTAAAGGAATGTAAAATCGTCTATTTTTCAGACACTCACTTGGGGAATCTGTATGATCAGGAACACCTCTCACGGATCGTTGAAAAGATCAATTCACAGGACCCCGATATTGTTGTGTTCGGTGGTGATTTACTGGATAACTATGCCCGTGACCAGGAAATTCTGGATTTGGACTTTATAAAATCCAAGCTGAAAGAGATCAGCCCTGATTCCAAAAAATATGCAGTATATGGAAACCATGACTATGGCGGCGGTGCCAGCCGTGTCTACTCTGACCTTATGGAAAACGGTGGCTTTACCATCTTAAACAACACCAGCCTGTATTTGGAAGAATTCAACCTCCGAATGACTGGTTTTGATGATTACCTGTTAGGCAGCACAGACCCGGAACTCTATCAGAGCCGGGAGGAAGCATTTACGGTCCTGCTTTCCCATGAACCGGATGTTGCCCAGCTGATTTCCATGCCCCAGGCGGGCCTTATGCTTTCCGGCCATTCCCACGGCGGGCAGGTCACACTTCCCTTTCTTACGGAGCATAGCCTGCCTATTGGTGCCACCAAGTATATCAAGGGGCACTATCCGGAATGTGGGATATCTGCAAACCTTTCCCTCTATGTGAGCAAGGGAATTGGTATGACCGTGCTGCCTTTCCGGTTCCTCAATCCACCGGAAATCATGGTGCTTCAAATCCGGAACTAA